The DNA segment TCGCCGCGCATGCTCTCGCGCTTGGCGCGGTCATGGTCACCCGCAATACGCGCGAATTTGACCGCGTGCCTGGGCTGCGGGTGGAGAACTGGGAGGAACTCAGTGGAGTAGAAGCAGGGAGAGCGCGGCGATGACGGCCGTTTCGGTGCGCAGGACACGTTCGCCGAGGTGCACGAAGGTGAAGCCGTGGTCCCGCAGGAGCACGCGTTCCGCCGCGGACCAGCCGCGCTCGGAGCCGATCGCCAGGACGACGGGGCTGCCGCGGCGCGGCGCGGCTGCGGCCAGCGGACGCGCAGCCTCGTAGTTGTCGAGCGTGAGCCGGACCGCCGCGCCCGCGCTCACGCCCGCCGCGGGGGCGGGACACGTCTCCTTCAGTACCTCCGCGATCGTCCGCCCGTGCGTGACTTCCGGCACCTGCGTGACGAACGCCTGCTCCGCGCCAGCGAGCACGTGCCGCCGCCACTCGCCGGAGGACCACAGCGAACTCTGGGCGTAGCTCGATTCGCCCTTTTCGGTGCGCACAAAGTGGATCGCGCCCACGCCGACCGTGGTCGCGTCGCGGAGGACGTCCCGCGCGGTCTGCGGCCGCGGCAACCCGACGAGCAACGTGATGGGCGGAGCAACGGGAGGCGGAGTCGTGGCGACAAATGTCAGCGCGAGGTGGTCCGCGGTGATGTCGGTCACCGTTGCCTTGCCCCGCGGGCCGTTGACGAGCCCGGCATCGAAAGCGTCGCCCACCTGCCGCCGCAGCACCTGCAGCACATGCACGGCGCGACGGTCCGTCCGTGGCAGCGGCGCAGCGAGTTCGTTGGGATCAAAAAGGACGAGGTTCACGGGCAGGACGGGAGAGCGAACGATGCGCCTCACATGCCAGTGCGTGGCCCCGGCCGCAAGCGGACGCACGTGGCGCCGCAGCGAGTATCCGGACATTATTCCGGAGTATCTGGACATTATCCCGTAAGTCGCGAAGTGCTGGGCAGTAATAATTGCAGCGCTCGTGCCCTCGTGCTCGTCTCGCAGGCCGGTCGGCGTGCACGCCGACCGGCCTGCGAAGTGAAAGTGAGAGTGAAGGTGAAAGTGTCGAGCGACAGCGCCGCGGCGACCGGATGTGGGGCTGCACCGCGACCGGTGCGCGGAGTGGAGCGACCAGGCCGCTGAGAGTAAGAGAAAGAGCAAGAGAAAGACTTGGAATGATCGCCGGGCGGCTGCCTCAGGGGAGCGGGGACGCTGGCGCGGGGGCCGTGCTTTCGGCGACCAGCCGGGCGGCCGCGACGGGCTCGCCGGGCAATGTCAGCGCACCGGGGAGTCGGGTGAAGGCGGCGCTGGCACCGTTCCGACGAAAGAGCCCCAGACGGCGGAAACCGGTTTCGGCCACGACGAGGTGCAGGCCATCGCTCAAGAAGACTGCGAACTGCGGTCCGCCGTCGACGGCCAGCTGCTGCGCGGGCTCGTACCCCGCCGCGTTCCGCCGCAGCAGATGCACGCGGCCGGCCTGCCCGAACCGAGCATCGTGTTCGTCCGTGACCCCGAACCCGTGCATGCAGCTCGCGGCGATCCACTCGCCGTCGGGACTGAGGTCCAATCCTTCCGGCACTCGGTCCACCGTGATTCGTTGGCGCACGCGCAGCGCCTCGCGATCGAGGTCGACGAACACGATCTCGTTCGAGCCGATGTGCGCCACCGCCGCGCCGCGGCCGCCCGGCAGGTAGCGAATCACGTAGGGGCCGCGGCCGAGCGACGCCCGGTGCAACACGGTCGGCCGCGCGTCTGCATCGAGCGCCAGCAGCACCACGGCGTCGCTCTGGTTGAGCGAGGCCAACGCGTGCCGCCCATCCGGAGCCACTTCGACGTGGGCGACGATCTCCTCTGCGCGGGCAATGGAAACGCGCGCCGACTCCCGCACCCCTGCTGCGCTCAGCTCTAGGACGGAGAGCGTGCCGTCGCCGCGGTTCGCCACGAGGGCATGCCGACCATCGGGGTGCAGTCCGATGCTCGCCGGCTGCAACCCGAGCTCGAGCGTCTGCTGCACCGCTGGGACCTCGCCGCGCCACCGGACCAAGGTGAGCGCGCGATCCGGCAGAAAAGCGGCGGGAACATCGCCGCCCACCCGGCTGGAACCCGCGACCAGCGCAACGGGCTGCCCGGGGACGGCGGCGAGCGAGGTCGGCGGTCCGATGTAGCTCAGCGCTACCGGCAGGGCCCAAGTCAGCTGCAACCTGCTGTCCACGACCCCGACGCGAGCGACCCGGCCGGGCCCGCCGGCGCGGGGCTGCGCTTTGCCCGCCACGTAGGTGATCGACGTGTCCATTCCCACGAGCAGTGACGAATCCGCCGCCGCGCCCGAGGCCGCTGCGAGCGCCGCACCCCAGGCGCAGGCGGCGACCGCCAGGGCGGCGGCGCGACGTTGAAGAGCGATCGGCCGGGTCAACACGACGTGGTCAGCGTTTCGACGCCGGCACCGCGGTTTCGCGCAGCGGAGTCGCGCGGTTGAGGATCGCCTGGAAACGGCCGCGGAGCGCGCCGACATCGGAATCGATGCCAAAGTGAGTGAAACCCTGGGCGCGGAGATTGGGCAGGTCATCGAGGTTGCGCACGAGAATGCCGGCGGGCTTGCCCACGCGCCGGGCGGCGGCGGTCACGACCCCGAGACAGTCCTCGAAGCTGGGCGCCCCAGGATCGCGCCGTGCGCGTAGGTCGAACCCCAGGTCCGCCGGTCCGACGAAGACCATGTCGACGCCGTCCACGGACGCGATCGGCTCGGCGTTGCGCACGGCCTGCAGCGTCTCGATCTGGGCGATGAACACCGGCTCGGGCAGCGCGGCGTCGTCGCGCGGCGCGCGCAGGCCGTAGCCGTACACGCGGCCGGAGCGCGAGAAGCCGCGGCGCCCGCGGGGCGGGTAGCGCATGGCTTCGACGCACGCGGCGGCTTCCGGCGCGGACTCGATGTGCGGCACCATCACGCCCTCCGCGCCCCAGTCGAGCACGCGCAGGATCAGTTCCGGATGGGGCGCGCCCACGCGCACGATCGGGATCGTGCCCGAACCGCGCACGGCCTGCAGATTGTTCAGCAGCGTGGCGTCCGAACCACAGCCGTGCTCGAGGTCGAACAGCACCCAGTCGAAGCCGCATTCCGCGGCGAGCTCGGCGATGACCGGCGAACCGATCGAGAGCCATGTGCCGACGGAGGGCTGCTGCCCGCGGAGGCGTTGAGGAGAGGAGGTGATCATAGCGTGGTGGGATCCCGGGAATCACGGAGGCCGGCGAGCGCGGTGCGGATGCGGGAAAGCGTAAACTGCTTCAGGTCCCCACCGGTTCCGCCCGGACCCACCAGGAAGAAGTTGCTGCCGAGGTCAAAGTAGCCGGCGCCGACGCGAATGACGGCCTTCATGACCATGTTGCGCAGCAGGTGTAGCCAGAAGCGCGGGCAATAGTCCGACGGCAGCGGCCGCACACTCGCGTAACCTGCGAACGTGGCGCTGAGCGTCGGCCCGTCGTGAAAACAGCCGAGCAGCGACAGGTCATCCATCGGGTCGCCTGCAATGCAGTCGTCCCAGTCGATCACCGAGACGACGTCGGTCGTCGTTCCGAGCACGTTCCACAGCGCGAGATCCTTGTGCACGAGGCAGCCCGAGGGCAGGTCCAGCAGGGCGCGGCGGTCGTTGATCTCGCTGCGGATGGCGGTCGCCTCGTCGCTCGACAGAAAATCGCGGCCGACGAGGAACATGAGATGCCGGTCGAGATGCAGCGTGAAATAGTCCGCGTAGCGTGCGTGATGTCCGAGCAGCTGACCGCTCGTGGCCACGACATCGCTGCGGAACGGACCGAAGCCCGCGGGCGTGATTGCCTGCCA comes from the Opitutus sp. ER46 genome and includes:
- a CDS encoding aldolase/citrate lyase family protein; translation: MITSSPQRLRGQQPSVGTWLSIGSPVIAELAAECGFDWVLFDLEHGCGSDATLLNNLQAVRGSGTIPIVRVGAPHPELILRVLDWGAEGVMVPHIESAPEAAACVEAMRYPPRGRRGFSRSGRVYGYGLRAPRDDAALPEPVFIAQIETLQAVRNAEPIASVDGVDMVFVGPADLGFDLRARRDPGAPSFEDCLGVVTAAARRVGKPAGILVRNLDDLPNLRAQGFTHFGIDSDVGALRGRFQAILNRATPLRETAVPASKR
- a CDS encoding beta-propeller fold lactonase family protein is translated as MLTRPIALQRRAAALAVAACAWGAALAAASGAAADSSLLVGMDTSITYVAGKAQPRAGGPGRVARVGVVDSRLQLTWALPVALSYIGPPTSLAAVPGQPVALVAGSSRVGGDVPAAFLPDRALTLVRWRGEVPAVQQTLELGLQPASIGLHPDGRHALVANRGDGTLSVLELSAAGVRESARVSIARAEEIVAHVEVAPDGRHALASLNQSDAVVLLALDADARPTVLHRASLGRGPYVIRYLPGGRGAAVAHIGSNEIVFVDLDREALRVRQRITVDRVPEGLDLSPDGEWIAASCMHGFGVTDEHDARFGQAGRVHLLRRNAAGYEPAQQLAVDGGPQFAVFLSDGLHLVVAETGFRRLGLFRRNGASAAFTRLPGALTLPGEPVAAARLVAESTAPAPASPLP
- a CDS encoding phosphotransferase — protein: MPSPRSQIYYWKCDRPAALHSVGQDTATRERPDLQPGLAAALQRYFGAPAQDLRPAGGQGNHATFRATLGGRDSFIRVEDGPERDDYFLVESHVLRLVREVGVLTPEVYGLDASRGTEPFAWQVLERVPHPDLNHWYKAGQLDLERTARQIGAAVARWQAITPAGFGPFRSDVVATSGQLLGHHARYADYFTLHLDRHLMFLVGRDFLSSDEATAIRSEINDRRALLDLPSGCLVHKDLALWNVLGTTTDVVSVIDWDDCIAGDPMDDLSLLGCFHDGPTLSATFAGYASVRPLPSDYCPRFWLHLLRNMVMKAVIRVGAGYFDLGSNFFLVGPGGTGGDLKQFTLSRIRTALAGLRDSRDPTTL
- a CDS encoding RsmE family RNA methyltransferase, with the protein product MNLVLFDPNELAAPLPRTDRRAVHVLQVLRRQVGDAFDAGLVNGPRGKATVTDITADHLALTFVATTPPPVAPPITLLVGLPRPQTARDVLRDATTVGVGAIHFVRTEKGESSYAQSSLWSSGEWRRHVLAGAEQAFVTQVPEVTHGRTIAEVLKETCPAPAAGVSAGAAVRLTLDNYEAARPLAAAAPRRGSPVVLAIGSERGWSAAERVLLRDHGFTFVHLGERVLRTETAVIAALSLLLLH